The DNA region CGAAGGTGGTCCGCCGGAAGGGCGCTCCCTTCTCCCCCACGAACAGGAGTCCGTCGGGCTCCTTCTCCGCGAACCAGTCCAGGTGCCGCTTGACCTCCATGTACAGGAAGGCCGGCAAATGGATGGTCCTGACACCGGCCGCGGATTTGGTGTCGCCCTCGACGCGACGTCCGGTGTTCAGTTCCGGAGCGGCCTCCGTGACCCGTACAGCGAGCGGGTCGAGGGTGACCGAGGTCCGGCGCAGAGCCGCCAGCTCCTCCGGGCGCATCGGGCCGTAGGCGCCGAGGTACACCATCAGCCGCCAGCGGATCCCGATGGCCTCGGCGAGGGCGTCGACCTGCTCGACGGTGGCCGTCGTGCGCTCCTTGGCCCTCTCGCTGCCGGCGCCCCTGATGCGGCACGGGTTGCGGCGGATCAGCTCGTCGTCCGCCGCTGTCTCCATGATCGCCTTGAGCAGGCGGTAGGACTTAGCGACGGTCGTGGCCCCGGTGGCGGCGAGACGCTCGGCCCGCCAGGTCCGCACCGTCGGCGGGGTGATCTCGTCGAGGTCCACTTCGCCGAAGAAGGGGAGGAGGTGCAGGCGCAGGAGGCGGCGGTACAGCTCGTCCGTCGTGGCGGACAGGCCGCGCTCCTCCACCCACTTCAAGGCGTACTCCTCGAAGTTGACCGCCCCGACCTCCGGGTCCACCCAGACGTTCCGCTGGATGTCCGCCTTGGTGAGGGTCAGCCAGTCCTGCGCCCCGGTCCTCGTCTCAAACGTCTCCGGGGCTGTGCGACGTGAGCCGTCCGGCGCCCAGTAGCGCGCCTGCCAGCGTCCGGAAGGAAGTTGGCGTACGGTGCCGAACTCGCGCCGCCGCTGCGGCTTGCGGCCCGCCATCAGGCCGCCTTCCCGAAGCGGGAGCGCGTTTCGCGGATCGTGGGGATCGTGCGCTCCTCGACGTACGCGGTCAGGACGCTGTCGGCGATGCGGACGTGCTTGCCGAGTTTCACGTAGCGGATCCGGCGTTCCTGGATGAGCCGGCGGATGAAGCGGACGCCGGTGCCGAGGCGTTCGGCGGCCTCGTCGACCGTGAGCAGGCGGTCGTTGTTGTTCACCTCCTCCGCGGTGCGGGGCTGGGCGGAGGCGTGGGGTATCGCCGTCTGGCGCAAGCAGGGTCCTCTCCTGGCCTCGGCTGGTGGGGCGGCAACCCCGGCCGGGCCGGTGTCGTTCAGGGATGGGATGGGCGTGTGGTGCGGCCGTGGCCTGGGGTTTGCGGTCCAGGGCGGCCGGAGGAGCGGGCTACGGCTGGGGCGGCAGGCCGAACTCCTCCTGGTTGATCTTCATGGTGCTCTCGGCGATGGCGTTGCTGACCACCGCGTTGGCCTCCTCGCGAATGTCCGGGTGCTCGTCGAGGTAGGCAGCGAGTTCGGCGTTGACCCGCCGATACGCGTGCTGGGCTCTCTGAGCAGCCGCGTTGGCGGCCACGACGGTGTCGATCAGCTCCATGGCGCGGCCGGCGGCGGCCAGGGCGGGCGGGCCGACGAGATTGGACAGCGACACGCCGAAGACCTCGGCGAAGCCGATGGCCTCGTCGAGGTTGATGCGGCGCTTGCCGTTCTCGATCCGCCATACCGCCGACGGGTTCATCTCGTAGCCGGCCTCGTTGAGGCGGTCGGAGAGCGTGGTGGTGC from Streptomyces fradiae includes:
- a CDS encoding tyrosine-type recombinase/integrase; this encodes MAGRKPQRRREFGTVRQLPSGRWQARYWAPDGSRRTAPETFETRTGAQDWLTLTKADIQRNVWVDPEVGAVNFEEYALKWVEERGLSATTDELYRRLLRLHLLPFFGEVDLDEITPPTVRTWRAERLAATGATTVAKSYRLLKAIMETAADDELIRRNPCRIRGAGSERAKERTTATVEQVDALAEAIGIRWRLMVYLGAYGPMRPEELAALRRTSVTLDPLAVRVTEAAPELNTGRRVEGDTKSAAGVRTIHLPAFLYMEVKRHLDWFAEKEPDGLLFVGEKGAPFRRTTFGRKWAKARAAVGLPKDFRFYDLRHTGHTLSTQSGATLKDTMVRAGQSSEKAAMIYQHSDDARQQEVAGGIDAKVRELRGRAARVESD
- a CDS encoding excisionase family DNA-binding protein; this translates as MNNNDRLLTVDEAAERLGTGVRFIRRLIQERRIRYVKLGKHVRIADSVLTAYVEERTIPTIRETRSRFGKAA
- a CDS encoding helix-turn-helix domain-containing protein gives rise to the protein MPDDDGEDASEGVLLKGEDNAAKRIKAERENRGWSTTTLSDRLNEAGYEMNPSAVWRIENGKRRINLDEAIGFAEVFGVSLSNLVGPPALAAAGRAMELIDTVVAANAAAQRAQHAYRRVNAELAAYLDEHPDIREEANAVVSNAIAESTMKINQEEFGLPPQP